A region of Allocoleopsis franciscana PCC 7113 DNA encodes the following proteins:
- a CDS encoding P-loop NTPase fold protein, producing the protein MGLDLPRFYRACNPSKPLVMGKSEDRQYYIDFSSVRGKKIIESLKRTITLISPDEPTCQLFTGHIGCGKSTELLKLKAELEQEGFLVVYFESSQDLDMADVDVTDILLSIAGQVSESLEQIKIKLKPSYFANLFTEIADFLQTPIDFETQAELSIGIGKITAKTKESPKLRRRLREYLEPRTAGILESINNELLARATTELKRRGQAGLVVIVDNLDRLDIRTLPSGRTQPEYLFVDRGEQLRKLNCHVVYTIPLSLNFSNDCETLKNRLGGGIPPTILPMVPVQRRDGTECEEGMALLRQMVMVRAFPNESTEKQLQLITSVFDTPETLDRLCRISGGHVRNLMGLLFGCLRHENPPISRECLESVIRESRDYLTSSIDENEWKLLFQVVQNQTVRGDAEYTTLLRSMFVFEYRDKDGTWFGLNPALAETQQFKLWLKHNDHQRLRYTTNAP; encoded by the coding sequence ATGGGACTCGATCTACCGAGATTTTATAGAGCCTGTAATCCCAGCAAGCCCCTCGTCATGGGGAAGAGTGAAGACCGACAGTACTATATTGATTTTTCCTCAGTCCGAGGCAAAAAAATCATTGAGTCACTGAAACGAACAATTACTCTAATTTCGCCCGATGAGCCAACCTGTCAATTATTTACAGGACATATTGGTTGTGGAAAATCCACCGAATTGCTCAAACTAAAAGCCGAGTTAGAGCAAGAAGGATTCCTAGTGGTTTATTTTGAATCCTCTCAAGACTTAGACATGGCTGACGTGGATGTGACAGATATTTTACTGAGCATTGCCGGTCAGGTGAGTGAAAGTCTGGAGCAGATTAAAATTAAACTCAAACCCAGTTACTTTGCCAATCTATTTACAGAAATTGCCGATTTCTTGCAAACTCCGATCGACTTTGAAACACAGGCCGAATTATCCATTGGAATTGGTAAAATTACTGCCAAAACCAAAGAAAGTCCCAAACTAAGGCGTCGTTTGAGAGAATATCTAGAACCTCGCACAGCGGGAATTTTAGAATCCATCAACAACGAACTTCTTGCTCGCGCCACAACCGAACTGAAGCGACGAGGACAAGCGGGATTAGTCGTGATTGTAGACAACCTCGATCGCCTCGATATTCGCACCCTCCCCTCCGGACGCACCCAACCGGAGTATCTTTTTGTGGATCGGGGGGAACAGTTGCGAAAACTCAATTGTCATGTGGTTTATACGATTCCCCTGTCGTTGAACTTCTCCAATGATTGCGAAACCCTGAAAAATCGTTTAGGGGGTGGCATTCCTCCCACAATCTTGCCGATGGTGCCGGTGCAACGGCGAGATGGCACAGAATGTGAAGAGGGTATGGCGCTTTTACGGCAGATGGTGATGGTGAGAGCCTTCCCCAACGAGTCAACGGAAAAACAGCTACAGTTGATCACATCCGTGTTTGATACTCCTGAAACCCTAGACCGCTTGTGCCGCATTAGTGGGGGTCATGTGCGGAACTTAATGGGGTTGCTGTTTGGTTGCCTCAGACATGAAAATCCACCCATCTCGCGTGAGTGTTTGGAGAGCGTGATTCGAGAAAGCCGCGATTACTTAACCTCATCTATTGATGAGAATGAGTGGAAGTTGCTGTTTCAGGTGGTGCAAAATCAAACCGTCCGGGGAGATGCCGAATACACAACCCTGTTGCGTAGCATGTTTGTCTTTGAATACCGCGACAAGGATGGAACGTGGTTTGGACTCAATCCGGCTTTAGCAGAGACGCAGCAATTTAAATTATGGTTGAAACACAACGACCATCAGAGGTTGCGGTATACAACGAACGCTCCTTAA
- a CDS encoding glycosyltransferase family 4 protein, with translation MKILVLAWEFPPRIVGGIARHVADLYPEIVKLGHEVHLITVEFGEAPLYERVDGVHIHRVRVAPSHDFFHWIVNLNDSMGLHGGKLLLEEGPFDLIHAHDWLVGDAAIALKHNFKTPMVATIHATEFGRYNGLYNDTHHYICGKEKLLAYDAWRVIVCTDYMRREVERALDTPWDKMDVIYNGVRPEKKHRTPEFDHWSFRRRFADDGEKIFYYVGRMTYEKGVSILISAAQKVLWEMGGYAKVVIIGGGNTDHLKKQAWDLGIGHKCYFTGFMSDADLDKFQTIADCAVFPSLYEPFGIVALESFAARVPVVVSDTGGFPEVVQHTKTGIVTYTNNPDSLAWGILEVLKNPGYSQWLIDNAYEDLERRFSWSKIAKQTEAVYEQVAQERSQVVWL, from the coding sequence ATGAAGATATTGGTACTTGCCTGGGAATTTCCGCCCCGGATTGTTGGGGGAATTGCTCGCCATGTGGCGGATTTATATCCAGAAATCGTTAAATTAGGGCATGAAGTTCACTTAATTACTGTGGAGTTCGGCGAAGCGCCGCTATATGAACGGGTGGATGGTGTTCATATCCATCGGGTACGTGTTGCTCCCAGTCATGACTTCTTTCACTGGATTGTGAATTTGAACGATAGCATGGGGCTTCATGGGGGCAAACTTCTTCTCGAAGAAGGGCCTTTTGATTTGATTCATGCCCATGATTGGCTAGTGGGGGATGCCGCGATCGCACTGAAGCATAACTTCAAAACCCCCATGGTGGCGACGATTCACGCCACAGAATTTGGTCGTTATAACGGTCTTTACAACGACACCCATCATTATATTTGTGGCAAAGAAAAACTGCTTGCCTATGATGCTTGGCGGGTGATTGTCTGTACTGACTATATGCGGCGGGAAGTGGAACGCGCCTTAGATACGCCTTGGGACAAAATGGATGTGATTTATAACGGCGTCCGTCCCGAAAAGAAACATCGTACCCCAGAATTTGACCACTGGAGCTTCCGTCGCCGCTTTGCTGATGATGGGGAGAAAATATTCTACTATGTGGGTCGAATGACCTATGAAAAGGGCGTCTCTATACTAATCAGCGCTGCCCAAAAAGTCTTGTGGGAAATGGGGGGCTATGCCAAGGTTGTGATTATTGGTGGTGGTAACACCGACCACTTAAAGAAGCAAGCTTGGGATTTGGGAATTGGTCACAAATGCTATTTTACGGGCTTTATGTCCGATGCTGACCTGGATAAGTTCCAAACGATCGCAGATTGTGCAGTTTTCCCCAGCCTTTACGAACCCTTTGGCATTGTGGCTCTAGAAAGCTTTGCTGCTCGTGTCCCTGTGGTAGTCTCTGACACAGGGGGATTTCCAGAGGTAGTGCAACACACCAAGACTGGCATTGTCACCTACACGAACAACCCGGACTCTCTGGCTTGGGGAATTTTGGAAGTGTTGAAAAACCCTGGCTATAGTCAGTGGTTGATTGATAATGCTTATGAAGATTTAGAGCGACGTTTCAGTTGGTCTAAAATAGCCAAGCAAACTGAGGCAGTTTATGAGCAAGTGGCACAGGAGCGATCGCAGGTTGTCTGGTTGTAA
- a CDS encoding Swt1 family HEPN domain-containing protein: MTSNHELVGRALGLLHQGLYPFVEKEMRSVYGDRWIEAATPSVPKDPNLKRPVAEILRQDVSAVLLVMWDQWNDVFRRTLSPDERALVRQLRTTRNNWAHNHTFSEKETFRALDRMEELLRAIDASEQADIILECIENPPPPPPPPSQMRTIAIHAAKGGVGKTTLVVNLAYELAKKGKRVLVVDLDDSANTSLLLGVNKADLIEQANDLEEIEQVLHSFGNRPELIDFLIESAGKDFKANKYIHSSSFKNYLNNQGTLDVIPSSYRTKVQELLISTHPRKRLEWGLKCLTGQYDFVIIDTPPTKDVISDNGLYAAQYLLIPSQMEYLSIYGIFEPLRRSKLIQEQTNQKGGNILGIVPMMTDAKLVLHKKIRKLVENTFPDIKVFSDVKRSTHVGMALSSRQPVSVYSKQHKEVPSDIGNMFSEITEELIQTIQLIESKKK, translated from the coding sequence ATGACAAGTAACCACGAACTAGTCGGCAGAGCATTGGGGCTTCTACATCAGGGTTTGTATCCCTTCGTTGAGAAGGAAATGCGTTCAGTTTATGGCGATCGCTGGATTGAAGCAGCAACGCCCAGCGTGCCGAAAGATCCGAATCTGAAGCGCCCTGTTGCAGAAATCCTGCGGCAGGATGTTTCTGCTGTGCTGTTAGTGATGTGGGATCAATGGAATGATGTCTTCCGAAGAACTCTCAGTCCTGATGAACGTGCCTTGGTTAGACAACTACGCACTACCCGCAACAACTGGGCGCACAATCATACATTCTCTGAGAAAGAGACTTTTCGTGCCCTTGACAGAATGGAGGAACTTCTCCGCGCAATCGATGCCTCTGAACAAGCAGACATAATTCTCGAATGTATTGAAAATCCACCACCACCGCCGCCACCTCCTTCCCAAATGCGTACAATTGCGATTCATGCAGCCAAGGGAGGCGTGGGTAAAACTACTTTAGTTGTGAATCTTGCCTATGAACTCGCAAAAAAGGGTAAACGAGTTTTAGTTGTTGACTTGGATGATTCAGCCAATACCAGTCTATTGTTAGGAGTTAACAAAGCTGATCTAATTGAGCAGGCTAATGATTTAGAAGAAATTGAGCAGGTTTTACATTCTTTTGGTAATAGACCCGAACTGATAGATTTTTTGATAGAATCTGCTGGAAAAGATTTTAAGGCGAACAAGTACATACACTCCAGTTCGTTTAAAAACTATTTGAATAACCAGGGTACGCTCGACGTAATACCTAGCAGTTATAGAACTAAAGTTCAGGAGTTACTGATTAGTACTCATCCAAGGAAAAGACTGGAATGGGGGCTTAAATGTCTGACAGGTCAGTACGATTTTGTCATCATTGATACACCTCCTACTAAAGATGTCATTAGCGATAACGGACTGTATGCTGCTCAATATTTGTTAATTCCATCTCAGATGGAATACCTTTCCATTTATGGAATATTTGAGCCACTAAGAAGGTCAAAATTAATTCAAGAACAGACAAACCAAAAGGGAGGTAATATCCTTGGTATCGTACCGATGATGACAGATGCTAAACTTGTCCTTCACAAAAAAATCAGAAAGTTAGTAGAAAATACGTTTCCGGATATTAAAGTCTTTTCTGATGTCAAGCGTTCAACTCATGTTGGGATGGCTTTATCCTCTCGCCAACCCGTATCGGTATATTCTAAGCAACATAAAGAAGTTCCAAGTGACATCGGTAATATGTTTTCAGAAATTACTGAAGAATTGATACAAACGATTCAACTGATTGAAAGTAAGAAAAAATAA
- a CDS encoding WD40 domain-containing protein — protein sequence MVETQRPSEVAVYNERSLTALDRAIAFSQGEFSLVLVRCNYKRLRERILRQLQELSENRYEIRSLELPTSVTTLYTTIQVHSHGGLEAGQTAGGQGNPQDTPAQSLPPALFILGLESVDALEDLLTSTNQVRDEFRKRLPFPLILWVNDEVLQKLVRFAPDFASWAATPIKFEIATSELIDFLRQKANSLFKTVLHGGSGRYAPWRICTHHSFLNLATDCRSRLELDSALKDLQCRGQVIEPELQAGLEFVLGQYDYASDLIDSAIARYQKSLRFWRASNHLERQGVLLFHLGLCYCRQGDLHRTQRHRNLEEAWPYLQQCVEVFEQAKRPDLVAQFITQLAEVLERLEAWDVLKQVAHKSLKLHQTYGAKAQLAQDYGFLAEVAIRQSQWTQANTYAQQAISILTEVSAPPSQNQGLHRFLLAQLYLLFLVKALRQLGQREEAGRHLEVASMGLQQAIAASEHHYEPQRYLHLLEGLRHLYFEQGRYLEAFQVKQEQRAVEQLYGFRAFIGAARLQPRRPLSNPTFASVEQQEIVAQEIEASGRKQDVQRLIERMTRSDQKLTVIHGQSGVGKSSIVMAGLIPALKHRSLGDRMALPVVPPFYTDWIGELRNALAQALYEFDNHSVEQPIHLRLKPRQDAQQTIQTILEQLRQNAEHNLLSILIFDQFEEFFFVSPLSQRSLFYDFLNACLNIPFVKVILSLREDYLHYLLELEQFNELEVINNNILDRTIRYPLGNFSLEDARAVIQSLTERAHFYLESSLIDELVQDLADGLGAVRPIELQVVGAQLQEENITTLERYRQSGPKQRLVERFLEKAIQDCGPENEYAAWLVLHLLTDENDNRPLKTRAELAAESGIESEQLDLILEILEKSGLVFLLPEVPANRYQLVHDYLVEFIRQKKQLRIQNELEELRQKDKLSQSEIEQLRAELREKELRGKLAQATAKQRKAEEQLNQVLKKSLREARYVGIALFTITIIAVGLGLRALIGETNAQLNALSASSEALVATNRPFDALLKSIRAGRDLKRSLGTTAATRTRVITALQQTVYRVREYNRLEGHTDWVSSVSWSPDGKHLVSGSKDTTLKLWQADGTLVKNLPGHQAGVYSVSFSPNGKLIASASEDKTVKLWRSDGVLLNTLNGHTASVSTVSFSPDSNMMASGSWDGRVKLWNTNGVLLKTLTGHTDRVMGVSFSPDGQLIASASKDQTITLWRRDGTFLKSWKAHDAAVMSVSFSPDSQTLASSSADKTVRLWRRDGVRMQTLRGHNHWVVNVTFSRDGQMLASASADNTIKLWRRDGTLIETLKGHGNLVQGVSFSPQGQTIASASADNTIKLWHINSRLLKTLQGHSDSVNYVSWSPDGKTIATASDDKTVKLWHEDGRLLASFEGHQDTVNHVSWSPDGKTIATASDDKTVKLWKADGTLLNTLIGHEEAVTSVSFSPDGEFIASSSADNTVKLWKADGSFEQTLTGHDSDVRGVSFSPDGKFIASASEDKTVKLWQRKDGKLLTTLKGHNDAVNWVSFSPDGKLMASASSDGTVNLWKWDSWSRKEQPIQSLKGHNGAVNGVNFSPDGKLIASVSEDRKVNLWSRDGNLIKTLEGHSAEVYGVSFSPDGRWLASASADTSVILWNLDLNDLLQQGCSWLHDYLKNPNRVRMSDAISVGVPDRVGAAGLGTSAIFGDSGGLCEGIQGVSRDTNFIK from the coding sequence ATGGTTGAAACACAACGACCATCAGAGGTTGCGGTATACAACGAACGCTCCTTAACAGCGCTCGATCGCGCGATCGCATTTTCCCAAGGCGAATTTTCTTTGGTGTTAGTGCGCTGTAACTATAAGCGCCTGCGAGAGCGCATCCTGCGTCAACTGCAAGAACTTTCCGAGAACCGCTACGAGATTCGCTCCTTAGAACTCCCGACATCAGTCACAACGCTTTACACTACAATCCAAGTTCATAGTCACGGTGGACTGGAGGCGGGACAAACAGCCGGGGGACAAGGGAATCCGCAAGACACACCAGCCCAATCCCTCCCCCCCGCCCTCTTCATCCTGGGGTTAGAATCGGTAGACGCCCTTGAAGACTTACTCACGTCTACCAATCAAGTGCGGGATGAGTTTCGCAAACGCCTCCCCTTTCCTTTAATCTTGTGGGTGAATGATGAGGTGCTGCAAAAACTGGTACGGTTTGCCCCGGATTTTGCCAGTTGGGCTGCCACACCGATTAAGTTTGAAATTGCCACCAGCGAGTTAATTGATTTCCTGCGCCAAAAGGCAAACTCCCTGTTCAAAACCGTGTTACATGGGGGTTCAGGTCGATATGCACCTTGGCGGATTTGTACTCATCATTCCTTCCTAAATCTAGCCACCGATTGCCGATCGCGCCTAGAACTCGATTCTGCCCTCAAAGATTTGCAATGTCGCGGACAAGTAATCGAACCCGAATTACAAGCGGGTTTAGAATTTGTCCTGGGACAATATGATTATGCCAGCGACCTGATTGATTCTGCGATCGCTCGTTACCAAAAAAGCTTGCGGTTTTGGCGTGCTAGTAATCATTTAGAACGGCAGGGAGTGTTGTTATTTCATCTGGGCTTATGTTATTGCCGCCAAGGTGACTTGCATCGGACGCAACGACACCGCAACCTAGAAGAAGCATGGCCTTATCTTCAGCAATGTGTAGAGGTGTTTGAGCAGGCCAAACGTCCCGATTTAGTGGCTCAGTTTATCACTCAATTGGCTGAAGTACTCGAACGCCTGGAAGCTTGGGATGTGCTCAAACAGGTGGCGCACAAGTCTCTGAAATTACATCAAACTTATGGTGCCAAGGCACAACTGGCTCAGGATTACGGCTTTCTAGCTGAGGTAGCAATCCGGCAGTCGCAGTGGACTCAGGCGAACACCTATGCTCAACAAGCCATCTCCATTTTGACCGAAGTCAGTGCTCCGCCGAGTCAGAATCAAGGCTTACACCGATTTTTACTTGCCCAGTTATATTTATTATTTTTGGTGAAAGCGCTGCGCCAACTCGGACAACGGGAGGAAGCAGGGCGGCACTTGGAAGTTGCCAGTATGGGATTGCAACAGGCGATCGCAGCCAGTGAGCATCACTACGAACCCCAGCGTTACTTGCACTTACTCGAAGGACTGCGTCACCTTTATTTTGAGCAAGGTCGATACTTAGAAGCCTTTCAGGTTAAACAAGAACAACGGGCGGTTGAGCAGTTGTATGGCTTTAGAGCGTTTATTGGTGCGGCGCGTCTCCAGCCCCGCAGACCTTTAAGTAATCCTACCTTCGCATCGGTTGAGCAACAAGAAATTGTGGCTCAGGAAATTGAAGCATCTGGGCGCAAGCAGGATGTGCAACGCTTAATTGAACGGATGACGCGATCAGACCAGAAATTAACCGTGATTCATGGTCAATCGGGGGTAGGAAAGAGTTCAATCGTGATGGCAGGGTTAATCCCGGCGCTGAAACATCGCTCATTGGGCGATCGCATGGCATTGCCGGTAGTTCCGCCCTTTTACACCGATTGGATCGGGGAATTGAGAAATGCTTTGGCTCAAGCGCTGTATGAGTTTGATAACCATAGTGTTGAACAACCGATTCACTTGCGCTTAAAACCTCGTCAAGATGCTCAACAAACCATCCAAACCATCCTGGAACAGTTACGACAAAACGCCGAACATAACTTATTATCCATTCTAATTTTTGATCAATTTGAAGAATTTTTCTTTGTTTCACCCCTCTCCCAGCGCTCTTTATTTTATGATTTTTTAAATGCTTGTCTGAATATTCCTTTTGTGAAAGTGATTCTTTCCCTTCGGGAAGATTACCTGCATTATTTATTGGAACTTGAACAATTCAACGAACTAGAAGTTATTAATAATAATATTCTAGACCGAACCATTCGTTATCCTTTAGGGAACTTTTCTTTAGAAGATGCCCGTGCCGTCATCCAAAGTTTAACGGAGCGTGCTCATTTTTATTTAGAATCTTCCCTGATTGATGAATTAGTGCAGGATTTAGCAGATGGATTGGGTGCCGTTCGTCCCATTGAGTTACAAGTCGTAGGCGCACAACTGCAAGAGGAGAATATTACAACCCTAGAGCGGTATCGACAATCGGGTCCGAAGCAAAGACTGGTTGAGCGATTTTTAGAAAAAGCGATTCAAGATTGTGGGCCAGAAAATGAATATGCCGCGTGGCTGGTGCTACATTTGCTCACGGATGAAAATGACAATCGTCCGCTGAAAACTCGTGCGGAATTAGCCGCTGAATCGGGCATTGAATCGGAACAACTCGATTTAATTTTAGAAATTTTAGAGAAATCAGGTTTAGTCTTTTTGTTGCCCGAAGTTCCAGCCAACCGTTATCAACTGGTACATGATTATTTAGTTGAATTTATCCGCCAAAAGAAGCAACTAAGAATCCAAAATGAATTAGAGGAACTGCGCCAAAAAGACAAACTGAGTCAGAGTGAGATTGAACAACTTCGCGCCGAACTCAGAGAAAAAGAACTCCGAGGCAAACTCGCACAAGCCACAGCCAAACAACGGAAAGCCGAGGAACAACTCAATCAAGTCCTGAAAAAAAGTCTGCGAGAAGCGCGTTATGTTGGCATAGCGCTGTTCACGATTACGATTATTGCCGTGGGATTGGGGTTACGCGCCCTAATTGGCGAAACCAATGCCCAACTCAATGCCTTGAGTGCTTCCTCAGAAGCGCTGGTAGCCACCAACCGACCGTTTGATGCCTTGCTCAAAAGTATCCGCGCCGGTCGAGATTTGAAACGGTCTTTAGGGACAACAGCGGCAACTCGGACGCGAGTGATTACGGCACTACAGCAGACGGTGTATAGGGTGAGAGAGTACAACCGCTTGGAGGGGCATACCGATTGGGTGAGTAGCGTGAGTTGGAGTCCTGACGGTAAACACCTGGTTTCAGGGAGTAAGGATACCACGCTCAAGCTGTGGCAAGCCGACGGCACCTTGGTGAAAAACTTACCGGGTCATCAGGCTGGGGTGTATAGCGTGAGTTTTAGCCCAAATGGTAAGCTAATCGCCTCTGCCAGTGAGGATAAAACCGTCAAGTTGTGGCGGAGTGACGGGGTTCTGCTCAACACCTTGAACGGTCATACTGCTTCCGTCTCGACGGTTAGTTTTAGCCCCGACAGCAACATGATGGCTTCTGGCAGTTGGGACGGCAGGGTGAAACTGTGGAACACGAATGGTGTGTTACTGAAAACCCTAACCGGACATACAGATCGAGTGATGGGGGTGAGTTTCAGCCCGGATGGTCAACTCATTGCCTCTGCCAGTAAAGACCAGACTATCACCCTCTGGCGTCGGGATGGCACTTTCCTGAAAAGCTGGAAGGCTCATGATGCCGCCGTGATGAGTGTTAGTTTTAGTCCAGATAGCCAGACGTTGGCGAGTTCGAGTGCCGACAAAACCGTTAGACTTTGGCGTCGTGACGGTGTTCGGATGCAAACCTTGAGGGGACATAATCATTGGGTGGTCAATGTCACGTTTAGCCGTGATGGTCAGATGTTGGCGAGTGCCAGTGCGGACAACACGATTAAACTCTGGCGTCGGGACGGTACCTTGATAGAAACTCTGAAAGGACATGGGAATTTGGTTCAAGGAGTAAGCTTTAGTCCCCAGGGTCAAACAATTGCCAGTGCCAGTGCCGACAATACGATTAAATTGTGGCACATCAACAGCCGATTACTTAAAACCCTCCAGGGTCATAGCGATAGCGTCAATTATGTGAGTTGGTCGCCCGACGGCAAGACAATTGCCACAGCCAGTGACGACAAAACGGTAAAACTTTGGCATGAAGATGGTCGGTTACTCGCCAGTTTTGAGGGGCATCAGGATACCGTTAATCATGTAAGTTGGTCGCCCGACGGCAAGACAATTGCCACAGCCAGTGACGACAAAACGGTAAAACTTTGGAAAGCGGATGGCACATTGCTGAACACCTTAATCGGGCATGAGGAGGCGGTGACGAGTGTGAGTTTCAGTCCCGACGGTGAGTTCATTGCCTCTAGTAGTGCGGATAATACGGTGAAACTGTGGAAAGCGGATGGCTCTTTTGAGCAAACGTTAACCGGTCATGACAGTGACGTGAGGGGTGTGAGTTTTAGTCCTGATGGGAAGTTCATTGCTTCTGCCAGCGAAGACAAAACCGTGAAACTGTGGCAGCGCAAGGACGGTAAGTTGCTGACGACATTGAAGGGACATAATGATGCTGTTAATTGGGTGAGTTTTAGTCCGGATGGTAAGTTGATGGCTTCGGCGAGTAGTGATGGAACCGTCAACCTATGGAAGTGGGACAGTTGGAGTCGGAAGGAGCAGCCAATCCAGTCCTTGAAGGGACATAATGGTGCCGTTAATGGGGTGAATTTTAGCCCTGATGGGAAGTTAATTGCTTCTGTCAGTGAAGATAGAAAGGTGAATCTCTGGAGTCGGGACGGCAATTTAATTAAGACGTTGGAGGGTCACAGTGCTGAGGTTTATGGGGTGAGTTTTAGTCCAGATGGCAGGTGGTTAGCTTCGGCTAGTGCAGATACAAGTGTAATTCTGTGGAATTTGGATTTGAACGATTTGCTTCAGCAGGGTTGCAGTTGGCTGCATGATTATCTGAAGAATCCCAACCGTGTGCGGATGAGTGATGCGATTAGTGTAGGAGTTCCGGATCGTGTGGGCGCGGCGGGGTTAGGAACTTCAGCCATTTTTGGGGACTCTGGTGGTTTGTGTGAGGGGATTCAAGGGGTTTCTAGGGATACCAATTTCATTAAATAG
- a CDS encoding bifunctional pantoate--beta-alanine ligase/(d)CMP kinase, which translates to MRLFTTTAGLLCYLERYRNGKDVGLVPTMGALHRGHFSLIERARQENNLVIVSIFVNPLQFGPTEDLQRYPRQLEADQQQCERLGVDAIFAPTVVEFYGNHLSSSDMGIQVTQVVPPTSMTSVLCGRSRQGHFQGVATVVTKLLNLVQPERAYFGQKDAQQLAIIRRIVADLNGSVEIVACPIVREASGLALSSRNQYLTPAQRAQAPILFQALQQAQKVFKSGEREGMSLIETVKSELAGVSELQVEYVELVHPKTLTPLEQVEDCGLLAIAARLGTTRLIDNILLYNRQPIVAIDGPAGAGKSTVARRVAQSLGLMHLDTGAMYRAVTWRVMEAGIDLDNESAIAELVSQSQIYLTNEPQAESALTPQDSLPLRYRVWIDGEDVTQVIRSQEVTGNVSAIAAQPAVRRELVKQQQQWGCQGGIVVEGRDIGTHVFPDAELKIFLTASVQERARRRQQDLKDQELPIVSLEQLEQDIQQRDIRDSTRALAPLRKATDAIEVVTDGLSITDVTEHIVNLYRTLQAIPLSLEV; encoded by the coding sequence ATGCGCCTGTTTACGACAACAGCGGGATTGCTCTGCTACTTAGAACGTTACCGCAACGGTAAGGACGTTGGTCTTGTCCCAACCATGGGAGCCTTGCATAGGGGTCACTTTAGTTTAATTGAGCGGGCAAGGCAGGAAAATAACTTAGTCATTGTCAGCATTTTTGTGAATCCACTACAGTTTGGCCCCACTGAAGATTTACAGCGATACCCACGTCAGTTGGAGGCGGATCAACAGCAGTGTGAACGGCTGGGAGTGGATGCAATTTTTGCCCCGACGGTGGTCGAATTCTACGGAAATCACCTGTCAAGCTCAGATATGGGTATCCAGGTGACTCAAGTTGTTCCACCCACCTCGATGACCTCTGTATTATGTGGTCGCTCTCGCCAGGGACACTTTCAGGGAGTCGCTACGGTGGTGACAAAGCTGTTGAACCTCGTACAACCAGAGCGTGCTTATTTCGGTCAGAAGGATGCACAGCAACTAGCAATTATCCGGCGCATTGTAGCCGATTTAAATGGGTCAGTGGAAATTGTCGCCTGTCCCATTGTGCGGGAAGCATCGGGACTGGCTCTGAGTTCCCGCAATCAATATTTGACCCCCGCACAAAGAGCTCAAGCACCGATCCTATTTCAAGCTTTGCAGCAAGCCCAGAAGGTGTTTAAATCAGGAGAGCGCGAGGGCATGAGTTTGATTGAGACGGTCAAGTCAGAATTGGCTGGAGTGAGCGAACTGCAAGTGGAGTACGTTGAACTCGTTCATCCCAAAACGTTGACCCCGTTAGAGCAAGTCGAGGACTGTGGCTTATTGGCGATCGCGGCACGTCTGGGTACCACTCGTTTAATCGACAACATCCTGCTGTATAACCGTCAGCCCATTGTAGCCATTGATGGACCGGCGGGGGCTGGGAAATCCACCGTCGCCCGCCGAGTGGCTCAGTCTTTAGGGTTGATGCATTTGGATACGGGTGCCATGTATCGCGCTGTAACTTGGCGGGTAATGGAAGCAGGAATTGACTTAGACAATGAATCGGCGATCGCTGAACTCGTCAGTCAGTCTCAAATTTATCTGACGAATGAGCCACAGGCAGAGTCAGCATTAACTCCCCAGGACTCGTTACCCTTGCGCTACCGTGTTTGGATTGATGGAGAGGATGTCACCCAAGTTATTCGTTCCCAGGAAGTCACGGGTAATGTATCTGCGATCGCGGCTCAACCAGCGGTACGCCGGGAGTTAGTCAAACAACAGCAGCAGTGGGGTTGTCAGGGTGGCATTGTGGTCGAAGGTCGTGATATTGGCACCCACGTTTTTCCCGATGCCGAACTCAAAATTTTCTTAACCGCCTCTGTCCAAGAAAGGGCAAGGCGACGCCAACAAGACCTGAAAGACCAAGAACTGCCAATTGTGAGTTTAGAGCAGCTAGAACAAGATATTCAACAGCGTGACATTCGTGATAGCACTCGTGCTTTGGCACCCCTACGCAAGGCTACTGATGCCATTGAAGTGGTCACGGATGGTCTAAGTATTACGGACGTTACCGAACACATTGTCAACCTTTACCGAACACTCCAAGCCATCCCATTATCCCTAGAGGTGTGA